The proteins below come from a single Oerskovia jenensis genomic window:
- a CDS encoding lycopene cyclase domain-containing protein: protein MIGFAYLGALLVSLAGLAVLDRRFRLAFWADPARTAITLVVGVVFFLAWDVAGLALGIFARGDSPHMTGLQLAPELPVEEAVFLTLLCYNTLLVWRFLDLRVRERAARRADGGATRADEAPARATDGPTAGGSA from the coding sequence GTGATCGGCTTCGCGTACCTCGGGGCGCTCCTGGTCTCGCTCGCCGGGCTCGCGGTGCTCGACCGCCGGTTCAGGCTGGCGTTCTGGGCCGACCCGGCCAGGACCGCGATCACGCTCGTGGTGGGCGTGGTGTTCTTCCTCGCGTGGGACGTCGCCGGGCTCGCCCTCGGCATCTTCGCGCGGGGCGACTCGCCCCACATGACCGGGCTCCAGCTCGCCCCCGAGCTGCCCGTCGAGGAAGCCGTGTTCCTCACGCTGCTCTGCTACAACACGCTGCTGGTCTGGCGGTTCCTCGACCTGCGGGTGCGGGAGCGCGCAGCCCGGCGGGCGGACGGTGGTGCCACGAGAGCGGACGAGGCACCCGCGCGCGCCACCGACGGCCCGACGGCGGGGGGCAGCGCGTGA
- a CDS encoding mechanosensitive ion channel domain-containing protein — MDEEIENATDVALTLAAVAGALVAAFVVGTIISAVVNRLGRRSELARDISRRLRRPDRAVLMIVAVWIAVRVTTDPSVSWRPAVEHALLIALIAAGAWWVGALAFVLEDSALKRFRVDVVDNRHARRIRTQIIVVRRLTVAIIVICAIAAVLLTFPAARAAGASILASAGVISIVAGLAAQTSLANVFAGMQIAFTDGIRVDDVVVLEGEWGRIEEITMTYVVVHLWDDRRLIMPCTYFTTTPFQNWTRRAADLLGTVELDLDFRVPFGAMRAELKRLLAHTDLWDQRVGILQVTDAINGVVRVRALVSARDAPTLFDLRCFVREGLVEWLQRSSADSLPRTRFEGVEEGRISEEPDVAPGVAAQPATPEPAPEAQLPPAIPVGPGIPGQPPLSTRQATRRVSVRDQSRVIGRISAPEDVVETRVMTPAEAALAAADGPVRTGGRGDAYGADETDRTEEVGPEDLPGGASESAFFSGTAEGRERSKAFAGPGQEVIDEREETAERNRVEDERDAAASQDDADERDRDHAGARTAERDRPGDRDLGRGESQGDAGHDGDA, encoded by the coding sequence ATGGACGAGGAGATCGAGAACGCGACGGACGTCGCTCTGACCCTGGCCGCCGTCGCGGGAGCGTTGGTGGCCGCGTTCGTGGTGGGCACGATCATCTCGGCGGTCGTGAACCGCCTCGGACGGCGCAGCGAGCTCGCACGGGACATCTCCCGGCGCCTGCGCCGCCCGGACCGTGCGGTGCTCATGATCGTCGCGGTGTGGATCGCGGTGCGGGTCACGACGGACCCGTCGGTGAGCTGGCGCCCTGCAGTCGAGCACGCGCTCCTGATCGCACTCATCGCGGCGGGCGCGTGGTGGGTGGGGGCGCTCGCGTTCGTGCTCGAGGACAGCGCGCTCAAGCGCTTCCGGGTCGACGTGGTCGACAACCGGCACGCGCGGCGCATCCGTACGCAGATCATCGTGGTGCGTCGTCTGACGGTCGCGATCATCGTCATCTGCGCGATCGCGGCCGTGCTTCTGACGTTCCCTGCGGCGCGCGCCGCGGGCGCGAGCATCCTCGCGTCGGCCGGTGTCATCTCGATCGTCGCGGGCCTCGCGGCCCAGACGTCGCTCGCGAACGTGTTCGCGGGCATGCAGATCGCGTTCACGGACGGGATCCGGGTCGACGACGTCGTGGTCCTCGAGGGCGAGTGGGGGCGGATCGAGGAGATCACCATGACGTACGTCGTGGTGCACCTGTGGGACGACCGGCGCCTCATCATGCCGTGCACCTACTTCACGACGACGCCCTTCCAGAACTGGACCAGGCGCGCCGCCGACCTGCTCGGCACGGTCGAGCTCGACCTGGACTTCCGGGTGCCGTTCGGTGCCATGCGCGCCGAGCTCAAGCGGCTCCTCGCGCACACCGACCTGTGGGACCAGCGCGTGGGCATCCTCCAGGTGACCGACGCGATCAACGGCGTGGTCAGGGTGCGGGCGCTCGTGAGCGCGCGCGACGCCCCGACCCTGTTCGACCTGCGCTGCTTCGTGCGCGAGGGGCTCGTCGAGTGGCTCCAGCGGTCGAGCGCCGACTCGCTGCCCCGCACACGCTTCGAGGGCGTCGAGGAAGGGCGCATCAGCGAGGAACCCGACGTCGCGCCCGGGGTCGCGGCCCAGCCCGCGACTCCCGAACCAGCGCCCGAGGCGCAGCTCCCGCCCGCGATCCCCGTCGGACCCGGCATCCCCGGGCAGCCGCCGTTGTCGACGCGCCAGGCGACGCGGCGCGTCTCGGTGCGCGACCAGTCCCGCGTGATCGGGCGGATCAGCGCCCCCGAGGACGTCGTCGAGACGCGGGTCATGACCCCGGCCGAGGCGGCGCTCGCGGCGGCGGACGGGCCGGTCCGGACCGGTGGGCGGGGCGACGCGTACGGCGCGGACGAGACGGACCGTACGGAGGAGGTCGGTCCCGAGGACCTGCCCGGCGGCGCGTCCGAGTCGGCCTTCTTCAGTGGCACGGCCGAGGGGCGGGAGCGCTCCAAGGCGTTCGCCGGCCCGGGCCAGGAGGTCATCGACGAGCGCGAGGAGACGGCCGAGCGGAACCGGGTCGAGGACGAGCGCGACGCGGCGGCCTCGCAGGACGACGCCGACGAGCGGGACCGGGACCACGCGGGCGCGCGCACCGCCGAGCGGGACCGCCCCGGCGACCGCGACCTGGGGCGCGGCGAGTCGCAGGGCGACGCCGGTCACGACGGGGACGCCTGA
- a CDS encoding antibiotic biosynthesis monooxygenase: MTLPPTGTAGRSPDRPVTVSVHRRIHPDLVPDATRWVQAGVNMANTYPGFLGSGWVRAAKDSHDWHMLYRFADEATLDAWDSSPERVAWLQEGQGLVEEQRVERRTGIEGWFDVPARVDEPQVSGERPPARWKQSVSIWLGFFPVNLAFTLLMSWAVPSFGDLPVLPRVLVTTLVLTPIMTYAVLPWVTRRLAPWLAR; encoded by the coding sequence ATGACCCTTCCTCCCACGGGCACGGCCGGGCGATCCCCGGACCGACCCGTCACCGTCTCCGTCCACCGCCGTATCCACCCCGACCTGGTCCCGGACGCGACGCGATGGGTCCAGGCAGGGGTCAACATGGCCAACACCTACCCGGGCTTCCTCGGGTCGGGCTGGGTGCGCGCCGCGAAGGACTCGCACGACTGGCACATGCTCTACCGCTTCGCCGACGAGGCGACGCTCGACGCGTGGGACTCCTCGCCCGAGCGCGTCGCGTGGCTCCAGGAGGGGCAGGGGCTCGTGGAGGAGCAGCGGGTCGAGCGCCGCACGGGCATCGAGGGGTGGTTCGACGTCCCGGCGCGGGTCGACGAGCCGCAGGTCAGCGGCGAGCGGCCGCCGGCCCGGTGGAAGCAGTCGGTGAGCATCTGGCTGGGGTTCTTCCCCGTGAATCTCGCGTTCACGCTCCTCATGTCCTGGGCGGTCCCGAGCTTCGGCGACCTGCCCGTGCTCCCGAGGGTGCTCGTGACGACGCTCGTGCTGACCCCGATCATGACGTACGCCGTCCTGCCGTGGGTGACTCGCCGTCTGGCACCGTGGCTGGCGCGCTGA
- a CDS encoding phytoene/squalene synthase family protein, producing the protein MTGEALVSQMLYDRTAARASRAVLTGYSTSFGLGSRLLGSSARRDIDAVYGLVRVADEVVDTRRGAGADELLTGLEQETARALASGYSTNLVVHSFARTARRTGIGHAEIDPFFASMRMDLTVQVHDKASYEQYVHGSAEVVGLMCLAVFLNAGRRPGEPLVRADAAVVRGAQGLGAAFQKINFLRDLRTDHEELGRSYFPGITPVDLTQDDVDAILAEISSDLAAARAALPSLPRRARMAVAATLALYDSLLGRLAATAPEDLLRARVRVPDPVKLVVAARAVARESLRRDVPGARRSDRFADPRGVL; encoded by the coding sequence ATGACAGGGGAGGCCCTCGTGTCGCAGATGCTGTACGACCGCACCGCCGCTCGCGCCAGCCGGGCGGTCCTGACGGGGTACTCGACGTCCTTCGGGCTCGGGTCCCGCCTGCTGGGCAGCTCCGCGCGCCGCGACATCGACGCGGTCTACGGACTCGTCCGAGTGGCCGACGAGGTCGTCGACACCCGCCGGGGAGCAGGCGCCGACGAGCTGCTGACGGGCCTCGAGCAGGAGACCGCCCGCGCGCTGGCCAGCGGGTACTCGACCAACCTCGTCGTCCACTCCTTCGCGCGCACGGCGCGCCGCACGGGGATCGGCCACGCGGAGATCGACCCGTTCTTCGCGTCGATGCGCATGGACCTCACGGTCCAGGTGCACGACAAGGCCAGCTACGAGCAGTACGTCCACGGTTCGGCCGAGGTCGTGGGGCTGATGTGCCTCGCGGTGTTCCTCAACGCGGGGCGCCGGCCCGGGGAGCCCCTCGTCCGCGCCGACGCGGCCGTGGTGCGCGGCGCGCAGGGCCTGGGCGCCGCGTTCCAGAAGATCAACTTCCTGCGCGACCTGCGCACGGACCACGAGGAGCTGGGCCGCAGCTACTTCCCCGGCATCACTCCCGTCGATCTCACCCAGGACGACGTCGACGCGATCCTCGCCGAGATCAGCAGCGACCTCGCCGCCGCGCGGGCCGCGCTCCCGTCGCTCCCGCGTCGAGCCCGGATGGCGGTCGCCGCGACCCTCGCGCTCTACGACTCCCTGCTCGGACGGCTCGCGGCCACCGCGCCCGAGGACCTGCTCCGCGCCCGGGTGCGCGTCCCCGACCCCGTCAAGCTCGTCGTCGCCGCGCGCGCCGTGGCACGCGAGTCGCTCCGCCGAGACGTGCCCGGGGCCCGTCGTTCCGACCGCTTCGCCGATCCCCGAGGAGTTCTGTGA
- a CDS encoding VanZ family protein: protein MSRWTWPAYVGVIGGVVVFVMFLLPIVVWQYRRYGRLSWPRLLGSAAVAVYGVALVAYTLLPLPSGDLALWCAQHGFSGPQLDPFQFVEDIRRDTAGMSAAARLRSPAVLQTVFNVVLFVPWGVLVRRFFGWRLPLTVLSAFAASLLIETTQGTGIFGLIPCSYRLADVDDLLTNTLGGLVGALIAPVVLRWMPRSTDLATERGVPRRVTVWRRWLGMLLDAFLVSVTGTALVLFYRVALVALGQDVPVEAGAVDVVLGAVVPVVLVLLVPPFLGSGASWGQRAMWLEPRWTADAAEGAVGADGLGRGTTARRVVRGSTSGGLWGVCLILAEVPGGGLLPDVAAPLGSLVAVVAVVSVLCTRDRRGLSGVVSGARMVDARG, encoded by the coding sequence GTGAGCAGGTGGACCTGGCCCGCGTACGTGGGCGTGATCGGCGGGGTCGTCGTCTTCGTGATGTTCCTGCTGCCGATCGTGGTCTGGCAGTACCGCCGGTACGGGCGGCTGAGCTGGCCCCGCCTGCTCGGGTCGGCGGCGGTCGCGGTCTACGGCGTCGCGCTCGTGGCGTACACGCTCCTGCCGCTGCCGTCGGGCGACCTCGCGCTGTGGTGCGCGCAGCACGGGTTCTCGGGGCCGCAGCTCGACCCGTTCCAGTTCGTCGAGGACATCCGTCGGGACACCGCGGGGATGAGCGCGGCGGCGCGCCTGCGCAGCCCGGCCGTGCTCCAGACGGTGTTCAACGTGGTGCTGTTCGTCCCGTGGGGAGTGCTCGTGCGGCGCTTCTTCGGGTGGCGCCTGCCGCTCACGGTGCTGTCCGCGTTCGCGGCGTCGCTGCTCATCGAGACGACGCAGGGCACGGGCATCTTCGGTCTCATCCCGTGCTCGTACCGCCTGGCCGATGTCGACGACCTCCTGACGAACACCCTGGGCGGGTTGGTCGGTGCGCTCATCGCGCCGGTGGTCCTGCGGTGGATGCCGCGCTCGACCGACCTCGCGACCGAGCGGGGCGTGCCGCGCCGGGTCACGGTGTGGCGGCGGTGGCTGGGGATGCTGCTCGACGCGTTCCTGGTGTCGGTCACCGGGACGGCGCTGGTCCTGTTCTACCGGGTGGCGCTCGTCGCGCTGGGGCAGGACGTCCCGGTCGAGGCGGGTGCGGTCGACGTCGTGCTCGGTGCCGTCGTGCCCGTGGTCCTGGTCCTTCTCGTGCCGCCGTTCCTGGGGAGCGGGGCGTCGTGGGGTCAGCGGGCGATGTGGCTCGAGCCGCGCTGGACGGCGGACGCGGCCGAGGGCGCGGTCGGTGCGGACGGCCTGGGCCGGGGGACGACGGCCCGGCGTGTGGTGCGCGGCTCCACGTCGGGCGGCCTGTGGGGCGTGTGCCTGATCCTGGCGGAGGTCCCGGGTGGTGGCCTCCTGCCCGACGTCGCAGCGCCCCTCGGTTCTCTCGTCGCCGTCGTGGCGGTCGTCTCGGTCCTGTGCACGCGTGACCGGCGCGGGCTGTCGGGGGTCGTGTCGGGGGCCCGGATGGTCGACGCGCGGGGCTGA
- the crtI gene encoding phytoene desaturase family protein, protein MPHVVVVGGGIGGLATAALLARGGARVTLLERHERVGGRAGTLDLDGFRFDTGPSWYFMPEVFEHWFALLGERVQDHLDLVPLDPSYRVFFERASSSERPDGATDVPQARTVLDVTRDPEANWARFDALSPGDGERMRAYAEESSEAYRLALDHFLYTTFERPDRAIDGAVLRRLPRLAALLGRSLADRVERRVRDPRLRQVLGYHAVFLGSSPYRVPALYSLMSHLDLVEGVRFPRGGMYTIIEAMEKLARSEGVTIRTGSDVVGIEVAPHAPTPDGGASPRARTGRSRRRPRGVATGVRLSTGEVVPADVVVSGADLHHTQTALLPPAYADLPATAWDDRGPGISALLILAGVRGELPELAHHSLFFTEDWRGNFADVLGDAADSPVDSLRVPTPASLYVSRTSATDDATIDHPAAPPGHENLFVLVPFPADPALGGSAASQAGLEELADGYLDQIGAWAGIEDLRGRVVTRRVLGPAHFATEFSSWRGTALGMEHTLAQSAMFRPPGASRKVSNLYYTGAGTAPGVGLPMCLISAELVAKRLLGETSSKPLPTPLRPGFLAASRRPERLRGGAA, encoded by the coding sequence ATGCCGCACGTCGTGGTCGTGGGCGGGGGGATCGGCGGCCTGGCCACGGCCGCGCTCCTGGCTCGAGGTGGTGCGCGCGTCACGCTGCTCGAACGCCACGAGCGGGTCGGGGGGCGTGCGGGAACGCTCGACCTCGACGGGTTCCGGTTCGACACCGGCCCGTCCTGGTACTTCATGCCCGAGGTCTTCGAGCACTGGTTCGCGCTCCTGGGCGAGCGCGTCCAGGACCACCTCGACCTGGTCCCGCTCGACCCGTCGTACCGGGTCTTCTTCGAGCGAGCATCGTCGTCCGAGCGGCCCGACGGCGCCACGGACGTCCCGCAGGCACGTACCGTCCTCGACGTCACCCGCGACCCGGAGGCCAACTGGGCGCGCTTCGACGCGCTCTCGCCGGGTGACGGCGAGCGCATGCGGGCCTACGCCGAGGAGTCGAGCGAGGCCTACCGCCTCGCCCTGGACCACTTCCTCTACACGACGTTCGAGCGCCCCGACCGGGCGATCGACGGCGCGGTCCTGCGGCGGCTCCCGCGGCTCGCGGCCCTGCTGGGACGCTCCCTCGCGGACCGGGTCGAGCGCCGCGTACGGGACCCGCGCCTGCGTCAGGTCCTGGGCTACCACGCGGTCTTCCTCGGTTCGTCGCCCTACCGGGTGCCCGCGCTGTACTCGCTCATGAGTCACCTCGACCTGGTCGAGGGGGTACGTTTCCCGCGCGGCGGGATGTACACGATCATCGAGGCCATGGAGAAGCTGGCCCGCTCGGAGGGCGTGACGATCCGGACGGGGAGCGACGTCGTCGGGATCGAGGTCGCGCCGCACGCTCCCACGCCCGACGGCGGAGCCTCGCCCCGCGCACGGACCGGTAGGTCCCGGCGACGCCCCCGTGGCGTCGCGACCGGGGTGCGGCTGAGCACGGGCGAGGTCGTGCCCGCTGATGTCGTGGTGTCCGGCGCGGACCTCCACCACACGCAGACCGCGCTCCTGCCCCCCGCCTACGCCGACCTGCCCGCAACCGCGTGGGACGACCGCGGACCCGGGATCTCGGCGCTGCTGATCCTCGCCGGCGTCCGCGGGGAGCTGCCCGAGCTCGCTCACCACTCGCTCTTCTTCACCGAGGACTGGCGGGGCAACTTCGCCGACGTCCTGGGCGACGCGGCCGACAGCCCCGTGGACTCGTTGCGGGTCCCGACCCCGGCCTCGCTCTACGTCTCGCGGACCTCGGCGACCGACGACGCGACGATCGACCACCCCGCTGCGCCTCCCGGCCACGAGAACCTCTTCGTCCTGGTGCCGTTCCCCGCGGACCCGGCGCTCGGCGGCTCGGCCGCGTCGCAGGCCGGGCTCGAGGAGCTCGCCGACGGCTACCTCGACCAGATCGGCGCCTGGGCCGGCATCGAGGACCTGCGCGGACGCGTCGTGACCCGGCGGGTCCTGGGTCCCGCGCACTTCGCGACCGAGTTCTCGTCCTGGCGCGGGACGGCCCTCGGGATGGAGCACACGCTCGCGCAGAGCGCGATGTTCCGCCCGCCGGGCGCCTCGCGCAAGGTCAGCAACCTCTACTACACGGGAGCGGGCACGGCCCCCGGCGTCGGGCTGCCCATGTGCCTCATCAGCGCCGAGCTCGTCGCCAAGCGGCTCCTCGGCGAGACCTCGTCCAAGCCCCTCCCGACACCCCTGCGTCCCGGCTTCCTCGCGGCGAGCCGCCGTCCCGAGCGGCTCCGAGGCGGTGCCGCGTGA
- a CDS encoding iron chaperone, producing MTGTFATVDEYIGSFPPETQAVLQEMRRTIHRVVPDAGEKISYQIPAVTVRGRVVVYFAGWKHHVSLYPVLDGDEDFERLVAPYRASKGTLKFMLSEPVPYGVIETVSRHLLDQHGAST from the coding sequence ATGACCGGGACGTTCGCGACCGTCGACGAGTACATCGGCTCCTTCCCGCCCGAGACCCAGGCGGTCCTGCAGGAGATGCGCCGGACGATCCACCGGGTCGTGCCCGACGCCGGCGAGAAGATCAGCTACCAGATCCCGGCCGTGACGGTCCGGGGCAGGGTGGTCGTGTACTTCGCGGGGTGGAAGCACCACGTGAGCCTGTACCCGGTGCTCGACGGCGACGAGGACTTCGAAAGGCTCGTCGCCCCGTACCGCGCCTCGAAGGGGACTCTCAAGTTCATGCTGTCCGAGCCCGTCCCGTACGGCGTGATCGAGACGGTCTCACGCCACCTGCTCGACCAGCACGGCGCCTCGACGTAG
- a CDS encoding prenyltransferase produces the protein MTTVDAGPGAAPGPLVVLREIVAASRPFSWINTAYPFAAGYLVATGGRLDAALVVGTLYFLIPYNLLMYGINDVFDYASDLRNPRKGGIEGALADPATARATHRRILWACVVVNVPFLAWLAVQGDLAANLTLAAVVFLVVAYSAPVLRFKERPFVDSFTSAMHFVGPLLYALVLVGADLGARTVWPVLAAFVLWGAASHAFGAVQDVQADRAGGIGSVATVIGAHRTVVVAATAYLVAAVLLALLPWPGWLAALLPLPYLVNVVSFWSVDDEDCERANTGWRRFLWLNLVTGFLVTMLLIGATWG, from the coding sequence GTGACGACGGTGGACGCCGGACCGGGGGCTGCGCCGGGGCCGCTCGTCGTGCTCCGGGAGATCGTCGCCGCCTCGCGCCCGTTCTCCTGGATCAACACCGCGTACCCCTTCGCGGCGGGGTACCTCGTCGCCACGGGAGGACGCCTCGACGCCGCGCTCGTCGTCGGGACGCTCTACTTCCTGATCCCGTACAACCTGCTCATGTACGGGATCAACGACGTGTTCGACTACGCGTCGGACCTGCGCAACCCGCGCAAGGGCGGGATCGAGGGTGCGCTCGCCGACCCGGCGACCGCACGAGCGACCCATCGACGCATCCTGTGGGCGTGCGTCGTGGTGAACGTCCCGTTCCTCGCGTGGCTGGCGGTCCAGGGCGACCTGGCCGCGAACCTCACGCTCGCCGCCGTGGTCTTCCTCGTCGTGGCCTACTCGGCGCCCGTGCTGCGCTTCAAGGAACGCCCGTTCGTCGACTCGTTCACCTCGGCCATGCACTTCGTGGGTCCGCTGCTCTACGCGCTCGTGCTCGTCGGGGCGGACCTGGGCGCGCGCACCGTGTGGCCCGTGCTCGCAGCGTTCGTGCTGTGGGGGGCTGCGTCGCACGCGTTCGGCGCCGTGCAGGACGTGCAGGCCGACCGAGCGGGTGGGATCGGTTCGGTCGCGACCGTGATCGGGGCGCACCGGACCGTCGTCGTCGCAGCGACCGCCTACCTCGTGGCCGCGGTGCTGCTCGCGCTGCTCCCGTGGCCGGGGTGGCTCGCCGCGCTGCTGCCGCTGCCCTACCTGGTCAACGTCGTCTCGTTCTGGTCGGTCGACGACGAGGACTGCGAGCGCGCGAACACCGGCTGGCGGCGCTTCCTCTGGCTCAACCTGGTGACGGGGTTCCTCGTGACGATGCTCCTCATCGGCGCTACCTGGGGCTGA
- a CDS encoding threonine/serine ThrE exporter family protein, whose protein sequence is MRTLGRAMLDSGQSVNDAQDVLKQVADLHGAHTVQTLVLPTCVFIRVQTASGVVTDFTDAAGSGLNLDQIGALYAVIRKLRTQTIELADARAELRTIRRQPARFGAVLTIVGHAILTLGFGLILNPTLDLLPVFLVLGLGVGVLRWLAARWPTLSTALPVVAAFLVTVLAIQVVHPWLGDSPLQVLVPPLISFLPGSVLTVAAIELTSNQIVSGASRLLYGIAQLLLLVFGVVAGAAVAGDLVAGHGGERMGWWAPWIGVVLVGVGQMFFSSTPRRSLPWVLVVLFAAYAAQLVGSYIAPEISGFFGALVIVPLATLVERTRTGPPAIITTLPAFWLLVPGALSFLGLSELVAGDTGSVSDIANAVVAVFAIALGMLVGTALTRDARRVGRTFFTE, encoded by the coding sequence CTGCGCACGCTCGGCCGGGCGATGCTCGACTCGGGACAGTCGGTCAACGACGCGCAGGACGTGCTCAAGCAGGTCGCCGACCTGCACGGCGCCCACACCGTGCAGACCCTGGTGCTGCCGACGTGCGTCTTCATCCGCGTCCAGACGGCCTCCGGCGTCGTCACGGACTTCACCGACGCCGCGGGCAGCGGGCTCAACCTGGATCAGATCGGCGCGCTCTACGCGGTGATCCGCAAGCTCCGGACCCAGACGATCGAGCTCGCCGACGCCCGCGCCGAACTGCGCACGATCCGGCGCCAGCCGGCCCGGTTCGGTGCCGTGCTCACGATCGTCGGGCACGCGATCCTGACGCTGGGCTTCGGGCTGATCCTCAACCCGACCCTGGATCTGCTGCCCGTCTTCCTGGTGCTCGGGCTCGGCGTCGGGGTGCTGCGGTGGCTCGCCGCACGCTGGCCCACGCTCAGCACAGCCCTGCCCGTCGTCGCGGCCTTCCTCGTGACGGTCCTGGCGATCCAGGTCGTGCACCCCTGGCTCGGTGACAGCCCGCTGCAGGTCCTGGTCCCGCCGCTCATCAGCTTCCTGCCCGGGTCGGTCCTGACCGTCGCGGCGATCGAGCTCACGAGCAACCAGATCGTCTCGGGCGCGAGCCGGCTCCTCTACGGGATCGCCCAGCTCCTGCTGCTCGTGTTCGGCGTCGTGGCAGGTGCGGCGGTCGCTGGTGACCTGGTCGCCGGGCACGGCGGCGAGCGGATGGGGTGGTGGGCCCCGTGGATCGGGGTCGTGCTCGTGGGCGTCGGGCAGATGTTCTTCTCCTCGACCCCGCGCCGGAGCCTGCCCTGGGTGCTCGTGGTCCTGTTCGCGGCGTACGCGGCCCAGCTCGTGGGGTCCTACATCGCCCCGGAGATCTCCGGTTTCTTCGGCGCGCTCGTGATCGTGCCGCTCGCGACGCTCGTCGAACGGACCCGCACCGGTCCCCCGGCCATCATCACGACGCTCCCGGCCTTCTGGCTCCTGGTGCCGGGCGCCCTGAGCTTCCTGGGGCTGTCGGAGCTCGTGGCAGGGGACACGGGCTCGGTGTCCGACATCGCGAACGCCGTCGTCGCCGTCTTCGCGATCGCGTTGGGCATGCTGGTGGGTACGGCGCTGACTCGCGACGCGAGACGCGTCGGTCGTACCTTCTTCACCGAATAG
- a CDS encoding M15 family metallopeptidase: MGKHSQRRFAATLPGRSLRRRSPFAIAAALAAVAVTTTAGAASLVTTPTTAQVASAEAGTTAATVTSVAGASASTPEEQAALEAASAELVRAEYLASEGTSSLTPEQLAQITATRDQLRQLLSAATPADAADEGADEAGSGQTTVSADAATRTTLDTGVSLHSAPTLDASGEDAALDGRDTFRASRAGTEGRESLSADPATPEDAPADAAATAVDAPADPAAEVPAAEAPAPAATAETPAAAPAGQAQVAPTIAEIGATTEALRALLDTTAVTVSVEPGPPTAEEVAAQQAAERAAMAAQLAVWANSTAGYSNGTIPESVLCSPSFAPGQLVRCDAAYQLEQLNVAYRAAFGTDISVTSSYRSYGSQVAVKASKGFLAAAPGTSNHGMAQALDLGGGISSFGSAQYAWMRANAPAYGWDNPEWARQGGSKPEAWHWEYGTTY, encoded by the coding sequence ATGGGGAAGCACTCCCAGCGTCGCTTCGCCGCGACCCTCCCCGGGCGTTCCCTGCGCCGCCGCTCCCCCTTCGCGATCGCGGCGGCCCTCGCCGCGGTCGCCGTGACCACCACGGCCGGCGCCGCCAGCCTCGTCACCACCCCCACGACCGCTCAGGTCGCCTCGGCAGAGGCCGGGACGACGGCCGCGACGGTGACCAGCGTCGCCGGCGCGAGCGCCTCGACCCCCGAGGAGCAGGCCGCCCTCGAGGCGGCGAGCGCCGAGCTCGTGCGCGCCGAGTACCTGGCGAGCGAGGGCACGTCCTCCCTGACGCCCGAGCAGCTCGCGCAGATCACCGCGACCCGCGACCAGCTCCGCCAGCTCCTGAGCGCCGCGACCCCCGCCGATGCTGCGGACGAGGGTGCCGACGAGGCCGGCTCGGGGCAGACGACCGTGTCCGCCGACGCAGCGACCCGCACGACGCTCGACACCGGCGTATCGCTGCACTCCGCTCCGACCCTCGACGCCTCCGGGGAGGACGCCGCTCTCGACGGCCGCGACACGTTCCGCGCCAGCCGAGCAGGCACCGAGGGCCGCGAGTCCCTCAGCGCGGACCCGGCGACGCCCGAGGACGCACCCGCCGACGCAGCGGCCACCGCGGTCGACGCGCCGGCAGACCCTGCTGCCGAGGTCCCCGCGGCCGAGGCCCCCGCACCCGCCGCCACGGCGGAGACCCCGGCGGCGGCACCGGCCGGCCAGGCCCAGGTCGCCCCGACGATCGCCGAGATCGGTGCCACGACCGAGGCGCTGCGGGCGCTGCTCGACACCACGGCCGTGACGGTCTCGGTCGAGCCCGGACCGCCGACGGCCGAGGAGGTCGCCGCCCAGCAGGCCGCCGAGCGCGCGGCCATGGCGGCCCAGCTCGCGGTGTGGGCGAACAGCACCGCGGGGTACTCGAACGGCACCATCCCCGAGAGCGTCCTGTGCTCGCCGAGCTTCGCCCCCGGCCAGCTCGTGCGCTGCGACGCGGCCTACCAGCTCGAACAGCTCAACGTGGCCTACCGCGCGGCGTTCGGCACCGACATCTCGGTGACGTCGTCCTACCGCTCCTACGGCTCGCAGGTCGCGGTCAAGGCGTCGAAGGGCTTCCTCGCGGCGGCTCCGGGCACGTCGAACCACGGCATGGCACAGGCGCTCGACCTGGGCGGTGGCATCAGCAGCTTCGGCAGCGCCCAGTACGCCTGGATGCGCGCGAACGCCCCCGCGTACGGCTGGGACAACCCGGAGTGGGCACGCCAGGGCGGCTCCAAGCCCGAGGCGTGGCACTGGGAGTACGGCACGACGTACTGA
- a CDS encoding lycopene cyclase domain-containing protein, translating into MTNIVLNLVVLALVAAVTAWTLRRHRAGPLWWTAAVMVVLTLVFDTIMIAVGLYAYAPDKILGIYLAGAPLEDFAYPLAAVMLLPAVWTWVGDGRRRRHAGGQS; encoded by the coding sequence GTGACCAACATCGTCCTCAACCTCGTCGTGCTCGCGCTCGTCGCGGCTGTCACCGCGTGGACGCTCCGGCGTCACCGGGCGGGGCCGCTGTGGTGGACGGCCGCGGTCATGGTGGTCCTGACGCTCGTGTTCGACACGATCATGATCGCCGTCGGGCTCTACGCCTACGCGCCGGACAAGATCCTCGGGATCTACCTCGCCGGGGCTCCGCTCGAGGACTTCGCCTACCCGCTCGCCGCGGTGATGCTGCTGCCCGCGGTCTGGACCTGGGTCGGCGACGGCCGACGACGCCGGCACGCGGGAGGGCAGTCGTGA